In Gimesia chilikensis, one DNA window encodes the following:
- a CDS encoding DUF1592 domain-containing protein yields the protein MTIIPQYRRFSVSAITLLICGMLLSSADAADKKTVTGAQIYQKLCIECHAKNGQGVTEKANPFQGQKSLAELTMLIEETMPEEDPELCEGEDAKQVAQYVFDRFFSPDEQDQSQASRIQLSHMTVRQYLYTTADLMSHFLGNARVTNKENGLRAEYFSTRNFKGDKRVEKRIDPVVSFQFGDKAPHEKIKNAEEFSMKWEGSVYVEETGDYEFIIKTENGARLWVNEQEPIIDEWVSSQGRAKEHKATIRLLGGRPYTLRLHVFKYKDKSSSISLEWKPPHKAQEVIPQRHLVPQQVPGTFIVSTEFPPDDSVSGYERGVAVSKSWDDATTSAALEIMTGVIKHLDRLAGTKPEAKDRRDKVQKFCHRFAELAFRRPLTAEQKTFFVDQHFQPELKTELAAKRSVLLILKSPRFLYTDREFAKPDDFTIASRLSYGLWDSMPDRQLYDAAKAGRLNKPEQIAQQAERMLNDPRAQAKLRYFFHHWLQLDEKEELAKDKALFPEFDDHVVADLRTSLDMFIDDVVWNGSSDYRQLLLADYVYMNSRLAKVYQVEMPEGESFQKVALDKDKRAGVLTHPYLMANFAYHNLSSPIHRGVFVTRRLLGRSLKPPPQATEFKDGDFHAGMTTREKVAQITKPSACMSCHSIINPLGFSLEHFDAIGRYRKQEVKKDINASAELVSITGDTVKFNGARDLAEYISQDQNAHAAFVDQLFHQAVKQPINAYGEKIRDDLTSRFEKSGYNIQQLLVEIMKVAALHQPQS from the coding sequence ATGACGATCATCCCTCAATACCGACGCTTTTCCGTATCCGCAATCACGTTGCTGATCTGTGGTATGCTCTTGAGTTCTGCTGATGCCGCCGACAAGAAAACGGTGACCGGCGCGCAGATTTATCAAAAGTTGTGCATCGAATGCCATGCAAAGAATGGCCAAGGTGTCACGGAAAAAGCCAATCCGTTTCAGGGGCAAAAGAGTCTGGCTGAACTGACCATGCTCATTGAAGAGACCATGCCGGAAGAAGATCCCGAGCTCTGTGAGGGTGAAGATGCGAAGCAGGTCGCTCAATATGTGTTTGACCGCTTCTTTTCCCCGGATGAGCAGGACCAGAGCCAGGCCTCCCGGATTCAGCTCTCGCACATGACGGTCCGCCAGTACCTCTATACCACTGCCGACCTGATGTCGCATTTCCTCGGAAATGCGCGTGTCACTAATAAAGAGAACGGTCTGCGGGCCGAGTATTTTTCTACCCGGAATTTCAAAGGGGACAAACGGGTTGAAAAACGCATCGATCCCGTTGTCAGTTTCCAGTTTGGAGACAAAGCCCCCCACGAGAAAATCAAGAACGCCGAAGAGTTCTCCATGAAATGGGAGGGTTCGGTCTACGTGGAAGAGACCGGCGACTACGAATTCATCATCAAAACCGAGAACGGGGCACGGCTCTGGGTCAATGAGCAGGAACCAATCATTGATGAATGGGTCAGCTCTCAGGGACGGGCCAAGGAACATAAAGCGACGATCCGCCTGCTGGGTGGCCGCCCCTATACGCTCCGCCTGCACGTCTTCAAGTACAAAGATAAGTCTTCTTCCATCAGCCTGGAGTGGAAACCACCACACAAGGCCCAGGAAGTGATTCCGCAGAGGCACCTTGTCCCGCAACAGGTACCGGGAACCTTCATTGTTTCGACTGAGTTCCCACCAGATGACAGTGTCTCCGGGTACGAACGCGGGGTAGCGGTTTCCAAGTCCTGGGATGACGCAACGACGTCTGCGGCTCTCGAAATCATGACGGGAGTGATCAAGCACCTGGATCGTCTGGCCGGAACCAAACCCGAGGCCAAAGACCGCCGGGATAAAGTCCAGAAATTCTGTCATCGCTTTGCCGAACTGGCGTTTCGCCGGCCTCTGACAGCAGAACAGAAAACGTTTTTCGTAGATCAGCACTTTCAGCCTGAGCTGAAAACAGAACTGGCTGCCAAGCGATCCGTCCTGTTGATTCTGAAGTCCCCCCGCTTCCTGTATACCGACCGTGAATTCGCTAAGCCCGACGATTTCACAATCGCATCCCGTCTCTCGTACGGTTTGTGGGATTCAATGCCGGATCGCCAACTGTACGATGCCGCTAAAGCGGGACGCCTCAACAAGCCGGAACAGATCGCCCAGCAGGCCGAACGCATGCTGAATGATCCCCGGGCCCAGGCCAAACTGCGATACTTTTTCCACCACTGGTTACAGCTGGATGAAAAAGAAGAGCTGGCGAAAGACAAAGCCCTGTTCCCCGAATTCGACGATCACGTGGTCGCCGACCTGCGGACTTCGCTGGATATGTTCATCGACGATGTCGTCTGGAATGGATCGTCCGACTATCGTCAGTTGCTGCTGGCCGATTACGTTTACATGAATTCGCGACTGGCCAAAGTGTACCAGGTTGAGATGCCGGAAGGAGAATCGTTCCAGAAGGTTGCTCTCGATAAAGACAAACGGGCCGGCGTCCTGACGCACCCGTACCTGATGGCGAACTTCGCTTATCACAACTTGAGCTCACCGATACACCGTGGCGTATTCGTCACACGTCGTCTGCTGGGGCGTTCCCTGAAGCCGCCACCACAGGCAACAGAATTCAAAGACGGCGATTTTCATGCGGGAATGACGACCCGCGAAAAGGTCGCCCAGATCACGAAACCGTCCGCCTGTATGTCGTGCCATAGCATCATTAACCCGCTCGGATTCAGTCTGGAGCACTTTGATGCCATTGGTCGATACAGAAAACAGGAAGTCAAAAAAGACATTAACGCCTCTGCAGAGCTGGTTTCAATCACAGGTGATACCGTCAAGTTTAATGGTGCCCGCGATCTGGCAGAGTATATCTCGCAGGATCAGAACGCCCATGCCGCCTTTGTAGACCAGCTGTTCCATCAGGCCGTCAAACAGCCGATTAATGCCTATGGCGAAAAAATCCGTGACGATTTGACCAGCCGATTCGAAAAATCCGGATATAATATTCAACAACTGCTCGTAGAAATCATGAAGGTTGCTGCCCTGCACCAGCCTCAATCCTGA
- a CDS encoding 3-keto-disaccharide hydrolase encodes MQKQRATLFGSILALCLLTNVIQAADLPQYKPLFNGKDLTGWVNVNTDKDTWYVKDGMLVCTGHPIGVMRTDKQYENFLLHIEWRHMEAGGNSGVFAWSEGTVPEGRRLPKGMEIQMLELDWVNQHKMKDGTLPPIAYVHGELFGANGLITTPDNPRGNRSKSIENRCKGKGQWNVYDVVCVDGTVKLSVNGKFVNGVRNASIKKGYLCLESEGAEIQFRNIQIMELPPGVTTKAQTAPVLK; translated from the coding sequence ATGCAGAAACAACGTGCTACCCTCTTTGGATCAATCCTGGCTTTGTGCTTACTGACCAACGTGATTCAGGCAGCAGACCTGCCTCAATATAAGCCGCTGTTCAACGGAAAAGATCTGACAGGCTGGGTGAATGTGAATACTGACAAAGATACCTGGTATGTCAAAGACGGCATGCTCGTCTGCACGGGACATCCCATTGGCGTGATGCGAACCGATAAACAGTACGAGAATTTTCTCCTGCATATCGAATGGCGACACATGGAAGCCGGCGGCAATTCGGGGGTCTTCGCCTGGAGTGAAGGGACTGTTCCCGAAGGTCGACGCCTGCCCAAAGGGATGGAAATCCAGATGCTCGAACTCGACTGGGTCAATCAACACAAAATGAAAGACGGCACCCTGCCCCCCATCGCCTACGTACACGGCGAACTGTTCGGCGCCAATGGTCTGATCACCACTCCCGACAATCCCCGAGGGAACCGTAGCAAGTCAATTGAAAACCGCTGCAAAGGCAAAGGGCAATGGAATGTGTACGACGTGGTCTGCGTGGACGGAACCGTCAAGCTGTCTGTAAACGGCAAATTCGTGAACGGCGTTCGCAACGCCTCGATCAAAAAAGGCTACCTCTGCCTGGAATCCGAGGGAGCCGAAATCCAGTTTCGCAACATTCAGATCATGGAACTTCCGCCCGGAGTCACCACCAAAGCACAGACGGCTCCAGTCCTGAAATGA